In Microcebus murinus isolate Inina chromosome 20, M.murinus_Inina_mat1.0, whole genome shotgun sequence, the following are encoded in one genomic region:
- the HSDL1 gene encoding inactive hydroxysteroid dehydrogenase-like protein 1, whose protein sequence is MAAVDSFYLLYREIARSCNCYMEALALVGAWYTARKSITVICDFYSLIRLHFIPRLGSRADLIKQYGRWAVVSGATDGIGKAYAEELASRGLNIILISRNQEKLQTVAKDITDTYRVETDIIVADFSRGREIYVPIREALKDRDVGILVNNVGVFYPYPQYFTQVSEDKLWDLINVNIAAASLMVHIVLPGMVERKKGAIVTISSGSCCKPTPQLAAFSASKAYLDHFSRALQYEYASKGIFVQSLIPFCVATNMTVSSSFLHKCPWLVPSPKVYAHHAVSTLGISKRTTGYWSHSIQFLFAQYMPEWLWVWGVNILNRSLRKEALSRKA, encoded by the exons ATGGCTGCTGTTGACAGCTTCTACCTCTTGTACCGGGAAATTGCCAGGTCTTGCAACTGTTACATGGAAGCTCTGGCTTTGGTTGGAGCCTGGTATACGGCCAGAAAGAGCATCACCGTCATCTGCGACTTTTACAGCCTGATCAGGCTGCATTTTATCCCTCGTCTGGGGAGCCGAGCAGACTTGATCAAGCAGTACGGAAGATGGGCCGTCGTCAGTG GTGCCACAGATGGGATTGGAAAAGCCTACGCTGAAGAGTTAGCGAGCCGGGGTCTCAACATCATCCTGATCAGCAGGAACCAAGAGAAGCTGCAGACTGTTGCTAAAGACATCACCGACACCTACAGAGTGGAAACCGACATCATAGTTGCGGACTTCAGCAGGGGCCGGGAGATCTACGTTCCGATTCGAGAAGCCCTGAAAGACAGAGACGTTGGCATCTTGGTTAATAATGTGGGCGTGTTCTATCCCTACCCCCAGTATTTCACTCAGGTCTCCGAGGACAAACTCTGGGATCTCATAAATGTGAATATTGCCGCTGCTAGTTTGATGGTCCATATAGTGTTACCGGGCAtggtggagagaaagaagggTGCCATCGTCACCATCTCATCTGGCTCCTGCTGCAAGCCCACTCCCCAGCTGGCTGCGTTCTCTGCTTCTAAG GCTTATTTAGACCACTTCAGCAGAGCATTGCAGTATGAATACGCTTCTAAAGGAATCTTCGTGCAGAGTCTCATCCCGTTCTGTGTAGCTACCAACATGACTGTATCTAGCAGCTTCCTGCATAAATGCCCCTGGTTGGTGCCTTCGCCCAAAGTGTACGCACATCATGCTGTTTCTACCCTTGGGATTTCGAAAAGGACCACAGGATACTGGTCCCATTCTATTCAG tttctttttgcaCAGTATATGCCCGAATGGCTGTGGGTGTGGGGAGTGAATATTCTCAACCGTTCATTACGTAAGGAGGCCTTATCCCGCAAAGCGTGA